Within the Deltaproteobacteria bacterium genome, the region CTGCCAGGTGCTGGCGATGGAACCCGGATAACCGACCATGATGCAGGCTTCGAGATCCCCGATGTCGATACCCAATTCCAGGGCGTTGGTCGTCACGACCCCCTTCAGGTCACCCCGGCGAAGCCCCTCTTCGATGCTCCGCCGAAGCCGGGGGAGATAGCCGCCGCGATAACCGGAGACGACCGGTTTTTTCACGGGTTCGTTTTTATCGAAACGGTCCTTCAGATACTTGGTGAGGACCTCGACATTCAGGCGGCTTGTAGCGAAGAGGATCGTCTGGATGCCGTTGGCGATCAGTTCCCCCGCCACCTGGCGGGCCGGGGTCATGGCGGACTGGCGGATGCCCAGTTCACGGTTGACGATGGGAGGGTTGTACAGGACGAAGACCCGTCTGGCCCGGGGGGCACCGCTTTCGGCGATGAGGGTCACGGGTTTCTCCAGGAGCCGCTCGGCGTGCTCCCCGGGATTGGCGATCGTCGCGGAGCAGCAGATGAAGATGGGATCGCAGCCGTAGAAACGGCAGATCCGGCGCAGCCGCCGGATGACGTTCGTCACGTGGGAACCGAAAATGCCCCGGTACACGTGCAGTTCGTCTAGAACGACGTACCGGAGATTGGTGAAGAGCTTCTGCCATTTCGTGTGGTGGGGTAGAATCCCCGTGTGGAGCATGTCCGGGTTGGTCACGATGACATGGCCCTGCTTGCGGATGGCCTGCCGGGCGTCGGCGGGGGTGTCCCCGTCGTAGGTGAAGGTCCGGACGTCCGCCTTCAGATCGCCGATCAGGCCGTGGATCTCCTCCATCTGGTCCTGGGCGAGGGCCTTCGTGGGAAACATGTAGAGGGCCCGGGTCTCGGGATGGTCGAGAATCGCGTTGAGCACCGGGATGTTGTAGCAGAGGGTTTTACGGCTGGCCGTAGGCGTCACGAGACAGACATCGTGGTTCCGCCGGATTTCGGAAAGGGCTTCGCCCTGGTGGCTGTAGAGTTCCCGGATGCCCCGCCTTTCCAGACAGCGACGAATTTCGGGATGGATCCAGTCGGGGAATGGGGCGAGGGTTCCGGCGGAGGCAGGAAAATCCTTCCAGGATCGGACATTTTCCATGAATTGCCGGTTATCTCCCAGCCGCCTCATCCATTCTTTCAGGGTCAGCTTTGCCATGGGCTGCTCTACATCAACGCCCTCTCTTCGAAAACTGTGTCATGATTTGGTCAATGTCATTTCGAGGGAACGCGAAAAATCTGATTACATGGAAATAACTGAACTTCAAGATTTTTCCCCGCGGTCAAGCGGTCAAAATGATAAAATAGTCAGTTGCGACACGCGCCGGATCGCGCGAGGGGATCAAGGAGAAGGAAACGCATTATGGCCTCGTCGTCATCAAAACGCCCCGCTCCGGATGAAATCGATGGCGTTGCGGAAAACGGCAACCCCCTGTCCTTCTTCGGAAAGTTCCTCCCGGGTCCAGCGTGGGTGATTGGTCCGATGGAGGAAGGCCTCCGGGTGGGGCATGAGTCCGAACAGGCGTCCCGTCGGGTCGCAGAGACCCGCAATGGCGTCAACGGAGCCGTTCGGATTCTCCGGATACGTCATGACAGGTTCTTTAAACTGTACGTTGCTGTATTGGAGGGCGATCAGGTTTTCGCGATGGAGGCGCTCCCGGGTTTCCTCGCCGTCCACCACGAGTTTCCCCTCGCCGTCGCGGACGGGCAAGTAAAGGCCGGGCAGATTTTTTGTGAAGACGCAAGGGGATGCGGGGTTAACCTTAAGGTAGGTCCAGCGCTCCTCAAAGCGGCCCGAATCGTTGTGGGTGAGTGTCACGGACTGGACAAAAGGCTTGCCGTCGAAAGCGGGCAGAATCCCGAGCTTGACCATGAGCTGGAAGCCGTTGCAGACACCCAGGATGAGCTTGCCGTTCTTAATGAAGCGTTCAAACTGATCCCGGAGTTTTTCGGTGCTGTCTTTCACGGAAGCGTGGAGGATGCGGTTGGCCCCCGCCTTGCCCGAACCGAGGTCATCTCCATCGAGAAATCCGCCGGGAAGATTGAGGAAATCGTAATCATCCAACCGCTTCTCGCCGTAAAGCAGTTCACTGATGTGGACAATGTCCACGACCTCCGAACCGGCCAGCCTGCAGGCATGGGCCATTTCCATTTCACAGTTCGTTCCGTTTCCCGTGATCACGATGGATCGGACAACCTTGTTCATTTTTTCTCGTCCTGAAATATTTTTTTCGGTGTCATTTCCTATGTATCCGATGTCATATCGAACGCACCCATTGCCATTGCGAACGCATACAGCGTCACCGCGAATGCACACAGTGTCACCGCGAATGCGTACAGTGTCATTACGAACGTATCCGGTGTCATTGCGAACATATCCTCTGTCATTTCAAACATATCCTCTGTCATTTCGAACGCATGTGAGAAATCTTGACCAATGCGGCAGGCCGGCCCCGTATCTCTCGTCGCTTCCCTTTTCGAAATGGCGCGATATTCTATTTCATCAAGCCCTGGCTCATCCTGTTTTAGAAATCCAGGGTTGCCTGCCAAGCCTTCTTCAAATCCGTCACATCTTCGTTGATCAATAAACGTCCCGCCTGCTGAACAACGAAGGCCCCATCGGACGTCACCTCACCGATTCGGTCACAAACATTCCCGACCATCGCTGTTTCAAAAGCCGGCGCCTTTTCCGGGGCAACCGTCACAACGAAACGGCTCTGGGTCTCGGAAAAGAGAATTTCATCGACCCGCAAACCGGTTTCGGCCGGCACCCTGTCCAGATCGATCCTCAAACCGAGCCCTCCGGCAAAGGCCGTCTCTGCTAGGGCCACCCCCAGGCCGCCGTCGGAACAGTCATGACAGGAGGCCACCAATTCATCCCACATCGCCGCGGAGAGCGCCTCATAAAGCTGCCTGGCCCTGGTTGTGTCCACCTCGGGAACCCGGGTACCCACATAGCCGTGAAGGGCGTACCATTCAGATCCCCCCAGTTCCTTCCGGGTTTCTCCCAATACATACACAACATCGCCCGGACGTTTTGCGTCCATTGTGACCGCTTTCCGAACATCTTCTATTTTTCCAATGGTTGAGAAGAGGAGGGTCGGCGGAATGGAGATCTTCGTGTCCCCGATCTGGTAGTCGTTTTTCATGCTGTCCTTGCCGGAGATGCAGGGCACCCCGTAGGCCGTCGTCACATCGAAAAGCGCCTGGTTGGCCCGTACGAGTTGCGCGAGCTTGTAGGCTCCGTCAGGGGTCTTTTCGGAGGTCACGGGATCACACCAGCAGAAATTATCGAGTCCAGCCAGAACATCCAGGGTGCCTCCAACGGCGATACTGTTTCTCACCGCCTCGTCGATGGCGCAGGCTGTCATGTGATAGGTATCGATGTCCCCGTAGCGGGGGCAGATACCGTTGGCCACGACAATACCCTCGAAACTGTCAAGAAGCGGCCGCACGACCGAGGCATCGCCGGGGCCGTCGTTCCCCGCGCCGACCAGGGGTTTCACGACACTTCCCCCCTGAACCTCATGATCGTATTGACGAATCACCGACTCCTTGCTGCAGATGTTGAGGCGGCCAAGCATCTGTTTCAGCGCGTCGCCCAAGTTTTCGGGTTCGGCGAAGGACGGTTCCTCATAAACGGGGGGCGCCCACTTCGCCTTGAGTTCCA harbors:
- a CDS encoding phosphoribosylformylglycinamidine synthase subunit PurQ translates to MNKVVRSIVITGNGTNCEMEMAHACRLAGSEVVDIVHISELLYGEKRLDDYDFLNLPGGFLDGDDLGSGKAGANRILHASVKDSTEKLRDQFERFIKNGKLILGVCNGFQLMVKLGILPAFDGKPFVQSVTLTHNDSGRFEERWTYLKVNPASPCVFTKNLPGLYLPVRDGEGKLVVDGEETRERLHRENLIALQYSNVQFKEPVMTYPENPNGSVDAIAGLCDPTGRLFGLMPHPEAFLHRTNHPRWTREELSEEGQGVAVFRNAIDFIRSGAF
- a CDS encoding DEAD/DEAH box helicase, with amino-acid sequence MAKLTLKEWMRRLGDNRQFMENVRSWKDFPASAGTLAPFPDWIHPEIRRCLERRGIRELYSHQGEALSEIRRNHDVCLVTPTASRKTLCYNIPVLNAILDHPETRALYMFPTKALAQDQMEEIHGLIGDLKADVRTFTYDGDTPADARQAIRKQGHVIVTNPDMLHTGILPHHTKWQKLFTNLRYVVLDELHVYRGIFGSHVTNVIRRLRRICRFYGCDPIFICCSATIANPGEHAERLLEKPVTLIAESGAPRARRVFVLYNPPIVNRELGIRQSAMTPARQVAGELIANGIQTILFATSRLNVEVLTKYLKDRFDKNEPVKKPVVSGYRGGYLPRLRRSIEEGLRRGDLKGVVTTNALELGIDIGDLEACIMVGYPGSIASTWQ